The genomic segment TGGCCGACGGCCACGCCAGGCGCGGCCTCGTAGTTGAAGCTGCGCACGCTGCCGTCATTCATGCGGACCTGCACCTGATACGTCGTCGACTTGTGAACCACGTGTTCGATCTGATTGCCCGCGAGCCCGCCGCCGATCGCGCCGATGATCGTCGCCGCCGTGCGGCCGCGTCCGTTGCCGATCTGCGTGCCGGCGAGTCCGCCGACCACCGCGCCGCCGATCGCGCCGATGCCGGTCGTCGGCTGAGCGCTCTGCACCGCGTTCACGGCCGTCACCTCGCCTGCGTACGGATCGTAGGCGGGTGCGGGATTCGGCGTGTATGACGTGCTTTCCTGCGCGGGCGCGGGCCGATGGACCGGCGTCGGATGATGGCCGCGCACGGCGCGCGGCAGCGACGCGCTCTGCGTAGTCGCCGGCTGCGAAGCCTGCGCGGCGGGCGCGGGCCTGGCTGTTTGCGCTTCGACGAGCGGCGCGGCCGTGGCCGTGGCCGTCGTTGCGGTGGCTTTGGACGATGGCAGCAAGCCTGTCATTGCCGCTACGCCGGTGCCGCACGCGAGGATGATCGACACGGCGGCAGCCGCGACGAGCGGATGAATGCGGGACGGCTTGGTTTGAATCTCGGGAACGGCGTTCATGACAGCGACTCCTGTGGGTGCCTGCCAGCTATAACGCCGCCCGGCGCGCGCGGTGGACGCGAATGCTGTGACATTTGTAAGCAAAAGTCGCGGCGCGCGCCGGCGAACCCACGTCAGGGTGAATACATATGTTGCATTTATTTTGTCAGTGGCAACATATGTATCATTCCACCCGAACAGAGGACGCCATGAAATCCACGCCGCTTTTCGCATCTGCCGCCGCGTTTGCTGCGCTAACGCTGGTCACGGGCGCGAGCTACGGCCAGGACGGCCAATCGACTCTCGCCAAGGTCCAGAGCGTGAACCTGATCGCGATCGGTCATCGCGAAACGTCGGTGCCGTTCTCGTATGTCGATGCGGGCAACAACGTCATCGGCTTTTCGCAGGATCTGTGCAACAAGGTGATCGACGCGGTCAAGGCGAAAACCGGACATGCGGATTTACGCGTGCGCTTCATTCCGGTGACGTCGCAGAACCGTATATCGCTGGTGCAGAACGGCACCGTCGACCTGGAATGCGGCGTGACGACCAATCTCACGGCGCGGCAGAATCAGGTCGCCTTCTCCGATACCTTCTTCGTCGCGACGACGCGCCTCCTGACGAAAAAGGATTCCGGCATCAAGGACTTTCCCGATCTCGCGGGCAAGACCGTCGTGACGAATCAGGGCACGACGTCCGAGCGCATCCTGCGCAAGATGAATGAAGAAAAGAAGATGAACATGAGCATCATCAGCGCGAAGGACTATGGGGAAGGGCGCTCGACGCTGGAGACCGGACGCGCGGTGGCCTACATGATGGACGACGTGCTGCTGGCCGGTACGCGCTCGCTGACCGCGAAGCCCGCCGACTGGGTGCTGGTCGGCACGCCGCAGTCGTCGGAGGCGTACGGCTTCATGTTGCGCAAGGGCGATCCGGAATTCAAGAAGCTCGTCGACGACGCGATGAGCCAGACGATGAAAAGCCCCGAAATCAGGGCGATGTACGACAAGTGGTTCATGAAGCCCGTCCCGCCGAAGAGCATCAACTTCGATTTCCCGATGAGCGAGACGATGAAGAAGCTCTACGCCGAGCCGAACGACAAGGCGTTCGAGTAACGCTGCGCTTACTCCGCGAAGGGCAGATCCGTTTGCCCTTCGGCGCGCATGCCGAAGGTGTTGAGCGTCATAGCGA from the Caballeronia sp. NK8 genome contains:
- a CDS encoding glycine zipper 2TM domain-containing protein, with amino-acid sequence MNAVPEIQTKPSRIHPLVAAAAVSIILACGTGVAAMTGLLPSSKATATTATATAAPLVEAQTARPAPAAQASQPATTQSASLPRAVRGHHPTPVHRPAPAQESTSYTPNPAPAYDPYAGEVTAVNAVQSAQPTTGIGAIGGAVVGGLAGTQIGNGRGRTAATIIGAIGGGLAGNQIEHVVHKSTTYQVQVRMNDGSVRSFNYEAAPGVAVGQKVHVSGETLTPA
- a CDS encoding glutamate/aspartate ABC transporter substrate-binding protein, which codes for MKSTPLFASAAAFAALTLVTGASYGQDGQSTLAKVQSVNLIAIGHRETSVPFSYVDAGNNVIGFSQDLCNKVIDAVKAKTGHADLRVRFIPVTSQNRISLVQNGTVDLECGVTTNLTARQNQVAFSDTFFVATTRLLTKKDSGIKDFPDLAGKTVVTNQGTTSERILRKMNEEKKMNMSIISAKDYGEGRSTLETGRAVAYMMDDVLLAGTRSLTAKPADWVLVGTPQSSEAYGFMLRKGDPEFKKLVDDAMSQTMKSPEIRAMYDKWFMKPVPPKSINFDFPMSETMKKLYAEPNDKAFE